The Microbacterium foliorum genome has a window encoding:
- a CDS encoding MFS transporter: MSTTTAPANPRSRVITASLVGTTIEFYDFYAYATAAVLVFPVLFFPTGNDTTSLLSSFAVFGAAMIARPIGAVIFGHFGDKFGRKATLVASLLTMGIATFVIGLLPTFQQIGWWAALLLLILRLAQGFALGGEWSGAALVATENAPKGKRAWYGTFPQLGAPLGFIIANLLFLTINWLLPHSENPALKSEAFLSWGWRIPFLFSAVMVIIGLWVRLKLVESETFTKAEKKGAIRKLPLATVFRHHWRQLILGTFIMLATYVLFYLMTNFTLAYGTKPASLETASAAARAAAEATGKDFDAAAFASQFYPGLGFGYTDFVLMQIIGVVFFGVFTLLSGPIADKIGRRRLLMWVTGLIIVFGLTFNAFLLPAVDPKFTGALAQAFLVFGFMLMGATFGPMGALLPELFPTNVRYTGSAISYNVSSILGAALAPIVALWLWELGDGAPWLVGLYLSAMGVLTFIALFLSKETKDNDYDEDLGVAAAVEL, translated from the coding sequence ATGAGTACGACCACAGCGCCCGCGAATCCGCGTTCGCGCGTCATCACGGCGAGCCTCGTCGGCACGACGATCGAGTTCTACGACTTCTACGCGTACGCGACGGCGGCCGTGCTCGTCTTCCCGGTGCTGTTCTTCCCCACCGGGAACGACACCACCTCGCTGCTGTCGTCGTTCGCCGTCTTCGGCGCCGCGATGATCGCCCGTCCGATCGGTGCGGTGATCTTCGGCCACTTCGGCGACAAGTTCGGTCGCAAGGCGACGCTCGTCGCCTCGCTGCTCACGATGGGCATCGCGACGTTCGTCATCGGCCTGCTCCCCACCTTCCAGCAGATCGGCTGGTGGGCGGCACTGCTCCTGCTGATCCTGCGCCTCGCGCAGGGCTTCGCCCTCGGCGGTGAGTGGTCGGGTGCCGCACTGGTCGCCACCGAGAACGCCCCGAAGGGCAAGCGCGCCTGGTACGGCACGTTCCCCCAGCTGGGAGCGCCGCTCGGCTTCATCATCGCGAACCTGCTGTTCCTCACGATCAACTGGCTGCTGCCGCACTCCGAGAACCCGGCGCTCAAGTCCGAGGCGTTCCTGTCGTGGGGATGGCGCATCCCGTTCCTGTTCTCCGCCGTGATGGTCATCATCGGCCTGTGGGTGCGCCTGAAGCTCGTCGAGTCCGAGACCTTCACCAAGGCCGAGAAGAAGGGCGCGATCCGCAAGCTGCCGCTCGCCACCGTCTTCCGCCACCACTGGCGGCAGCTGATCCTCGGCACGTTCATCATGCTGGCGACCTACGTGCTGTTCTACCTGATGACGAACTTCACCCTCGCCTACGGCACCAAGCCCGCATCGCTCGAGACCGCGTCGGCCGCAGCGCGGGCCGCCGCCGAAGCGACCGGCAAGGACTTCGACGCCGCCGCCTTCGCGTCTCAGTTCTACCCGGGCCTCGGATTCGGCTACACCGACTTCGTGCTCATGCAGATCATCGGCGTGGTGTTCTTCGGTGTCTTCACGCTGCTCTCCGGCCCCATCGCCGACAAGATCGGGCGCCGCAGGCTGCTGATGTGGGTCACCGGACTCATCATCGTGTTCGGTCTCACCTTCAACGCCTTCCTGCTGCCCGCGGTCGACCCCAAGTTCACAGGAGCGCTCGCCCAGGCGTTCCTCGTGTTCGGCTTCATGCTGATGGGAGCGACGTTCGGTCCGATGGGCGCGCTGCTGCCCGAGCTCTTCCCCACGAACGTGCGCTACACCGGGTCCGCGATCTCGTACAACGTGTCGTCGATCCTCGGCGCCGCCCTCGCTCCCATCGTCGCGCTGTGGCTGTGGGAGCTCGGTGACGGCGCGCCCTGGCTCGTCGGGCTCTATCTGTCGGCGATGGGAGTGCTCACCTTCATCGCGCTGTTCCTCTCGAAGGAGACCAAGGACAACGACTACGACGAAGACCTCGGCGTCGCCGCTGCGGTCGAACTCTGA
- a CDS encoding metallophosphoesterase family protein — protein MTTRLLLIADTHVPARAKRLPDAVLSAVEEADIVVHAGDWIDVATLDLLESRARRLVGVHGNNDGPALRERLPEIARLTVEGVEISVVHETGQKQRREERMDAAFPGTDLLVFGHSHIPWDTVAPSGMRLLNPGSPTDRRRQPVCTMMTVVIDGGRIDATLVPIA, from the coding sequence GTGACGACGAGACTGCTGCTGATCGCCGACACCCATGTGCCCGCCCGCGCGAAGAGACTGCCCGACGCCGTGCTGTCGGCGGTCGAGGAGGCCGACATCGTCGTGCACGCGGGCGACTGGATCGACGTCGCGACTCTGGATCTGCTCGAATCACGAGCACGGCGACTCGTGGGCGTTCACGGGAACAACGACGGCCCGGCGCTGCGCGAGCGGCTGCCCGAGATCGCCCGGCTGACGGTCGAGGGCGTCGAGATATCCGTGGTGCACGAGACCGGGCAGAAGCAGCGGCGCGAGGAGCGGATGGACGCCGCCTTTCCCGGCACGGATCTGCTCGTCTTCGGGCACTCGCACATCCCGTGGGACACGGTGGCCCCGTCGGGCATGCGTCTGCTGAACCCGGGGTCGCCGACCGATCGCCGCCGTCAGCCCGTCTGCACGATGATGACGGTCGTGATCGACGGCGGGCGGATCGACGCCACGCTGGTGCCGATCGCGTGA